Proteins encoded together in one uncultured Desulfosarcina sp. window:
- a CDS encoding TAXI family TRAP transporter solute-binding subunit: protein MHVRRLSLRFIRPLVLAFVVLFLAAAPASAIKFISFGTGSPAGTYYFLGAGFAALINNHVPNVRVAAESTAASTENARLLIRGEMDLGLACMGTLNDLKDQGMDVDKVRLIAVGHTSDTHWIVRKDSPIRSISDFKGKVIGVGPAGSATLNIYSKKHIETGWGLTFDDFSPKYISFSEVTRGIRDNTIDCGIIAAGAPLASVMELARDIPIRLIEIEPEALKRLRDNYKNVVPLTIPAGTYSGMEEDVHTYTLPQMWICRTDLSEDLVYTILKAVYGHPEDRDAIHPMAKMYTPKNAFRGAPGVPVGYHPGAVKYYKEIGIWDKRAEYYE from the coding sequence ATGCATGTAAGAAGATTGTCACTCCGGTTCATCAGGCCCCTTGTGTTAGCGTTTGTCGTGTTGTTTCTGGCAGCAGCCCCGGCGTCCGCCATCAAATTCATTTCCTTCGGAACCGGCAGCCCGGCAGGAACCTATTATTTCCTTGGCGCCGGTTTTGCCGCGTTGATCAACAATCATGTTCCCAACGTGCGGGTTGCCGCCGAATCAACGGCGGCGTCTACAGAAAACGCACGTCTATTGATTCGTGGGGAAATGGATCTGGGACTGGCCTGCATGGGAACGCTCAACGATCTCAAAGACCAGGGAATGGATGTCGACAAAGTTCGCCTGATTGCCGTGGGGCACACCAGCGATACGCACTGGATCGTCCGAAAAGATTCACCCATCCGCTCCATCTCCGATTTCAAGGGAAAGGTTATCGGTGTCGGACCGGCCGGAAGCGCCACATTGAACATTTATTCCAAAAAACACATAGAAACTGGCTGGGGGCTCACTTTTGACGATTTTTCGCCCAAATACATCTCTTTTTCAGAGGTCACCCGGGGAATTCGTGACAACACCATCGATTGCGGCATCATTGCTGCCGGAGCTCCGCTGGCCTCGGTCATGGAGTTGGCGAGAGACATTCCGATCCGCCTGATTGAAATCGAACCCGAGGCGCTCAAACGTCTCCGGGACAATTACAAGAACGTTGTGCCGTTGACGATACCTGCCGGAACCTATTCGGGAATGGAAGAAGATGTTCACACCTATACCCTGCCCCAGATGTGGATTTGCCGTACAGATCTTTCAGAGGACCTGGTCTACACGATTCTAAAAGCCGTCTACGGTCATCCCGAAGACCGCGACGCCATTCATCCGATGGCAAAAATGTACACGCCGAAAAATGCCTTCCGTGGGGCACCGGGAGTTCCCGTAGGGTACCATCCTGGAGCGGTCAAATACTATAAGGAAATCGGCATTTGGGATAAACGGGCCGAGTATTACGAATAA